The window atactcaggcaaaactattctcaaacgagaaactgcactagcatacaatgctaagctcatagtatcaggcataacctaaacaggctatcctactgctgtctactcaatactagcatgcaatactcataaagctgtaacacataaaacaggtacataaggcatcctcttagatccttagtcctatactagcatgctgttctactgaaactgaaactgaacaattaacttgtatgggtaatttgggagtacttacttgagctcggctgatcgcatgcaccacacccttatcttgttttaaaaaaatttatttccttctaagtgctttcaaaactcTCTTAGAAAACATTTCcctttttagaaaaatctttttatttccccttagtttgagttcagatacacccggaagtgcatccgaatccctcaaaccagggctctgataccaacttgaaacgacccaaaatacgacccaaaaattttgtttttcaacatacccaaaaaccataatctgagtgtcatatcataaaaccatacatgatatatctcaaaataacaataaaacactgtgcggaaaactgtatcatatccatgtcatataaaaatcaagaaaaaaatcaACACCCAGGatgaaagctgaagctgtggtgtgtgcgatgccatcaacccgagctcttccctctgctagcggaagtacctgaaaccaaaactgaaactgtaagcacgaagcttagtgagctcccccaatttaccacataccatacaataatataacaagcacatactggggccttccccccccccccccccatcggactgaagtccgaagctgactgactgggaccttgtcccctacatcggaccgaagtccgaagctcacatcagaccgagtctgaagctgactgggaccttgtcccctacatcgaaccgaagtccgaagctgacatcggaccgaagtccgaagctgactgggacactgtcccctacatcgaactgaagtccgaagctgacatcggaccgaagtccgaagctgactgatcataacataaacgtatcacttatcataaacacacataatcctgtctgagccacggaggcatcaaacatgctaactactgcatcggataaaatccggatactactgttaactaaacgggctggcattgtggccttagacccgttcctactaaaaAGGAACTCACCtcatgaactggctgctgagtgaatagctctgagggctaactgctgctgctgctccggtatctccccggctacaagtccataaacacactcaatcaaatactaaacactgcactgggtaaaatgactcttttacccttggtcaaagtcaactctcggtcaaagtcaacccacagttgacctgactcgccgagttgggccgccaactcgccgagtccccatcctcactcctcgaccctactcgctgctactcgtcgagcatggcatcgactcAACGGgtactcattcgatccaagaattcagacaatcttcatccaactcgccgagtcatatgaacaactcgacgagttgttcttgagcttaagaagatttccttggactcgtcgagttgtatgaacaactcgccgagtccctccattactgagtctaccctcaaactcgctgagtccactccacaactcactgggcccactcgacatcgctcaaaaggaagaaatcggggacttcgcgactcgactcgccgagtcgttcttccgactcgccgagtcaccgccatgcaactatactacactcgattctgctcgaatccaatacatacaaatgatagatctgagtccaataagctgatttaccacgtaaagtttccaactttacgtgtacaaacacatgaacaagggaataaaggctaaaagatgcttaaaaggggtataTCTAGGGCTAATATGCAAAATAACttcataaaggcaatagatttgggctctacaactcctaaatgaacagatctaaggttatctcggcataagagagcttccatatcaacataaggctttaaGAAGGCATTAATAAGATCTAGAAgagggttttaaggcataaaagagaaggaaaactgaagaatacctcaaataactcttGCTTTCCCTCGAATCTCTGCTCTACAGCCcttctccttgcttctttcttcttctccttttttaatccttcacaatagcacacaaaaatcactataatcactcaagaacgaaatagggtttttctcacagctttagagggtgaaggaggcgagattgggggctataaggtggcttaaatagtgggcaacccggggatttagggtttctcccagacagacagactcgccgagtccagaatatggactcgccgagtcgccagctaacacgtgctcgaagaCCTGACCCTACAatgcgagtcaggctatgaactcaccgagtccctcttaTAAAACTTCAAAACAAAAACCAAGGAATTaacataccggagacgggtcgttacaaattTACTGCAATAGataaactgtgacaacccgaaatttattccgtcactttTAACCcctttccgttaataagcctcgttttgtttaactgtccgttaacttttggactggttaattaatttgggactttttaaatgactttatgagggttgaaataaattagaaacacCACAATTTTTCCCTTGAAAAATtgtagtttcaaccaagtcaaaatacgaccactaaatccggtgcgaccaaaagccccgtttaacggcagtatcgggtagatttccactgagccccaactcaaacccctatataagggagagtggacttcatttccacccttttcactctctctctacactctctctctacaacttattttcgaGCCTCAAACGAGTAAgccatctaccctaacttgttgtatagcctaactaacatgcaaattcgtgtttaaggaATCAAATAGGTGCAAGagtaggtgtttacggcccaagaacactcttggaccgtgaagaCCCCTAAATGGGgttttttaagccccaaaacccctccaaattgcccctaaggcttagatatgacttgtagacttgcacattcggacttagaacaccttgaactagacttttggggagtaaacttgagtttactgcccaagaacttgCTTGGGCCATAACtccccttcatggggagtaaactcaaaatcaagtgttagaaatgccctcaaatacctcctatggccttggaaaaatgtctagaagcaatccCATAGATGTAAAGGCTTTAAAACTTCAATTAATccaaggaaataggagtttacgaccgtaaacccccccctaggaaaggtccatgggccgtaaactcctaaaaggtacccaaatgatgccctaaactccccatttgacttggaaaaatgcataggattttattctctatcatttaagtccttaaaacaccaaaagtatatacacataggagcttacggccgtaaactcctcaaatggtcccttTGTTGCCCTAAATCCACACAAGTGCCTTATATTTGGACTTAGCATAATTCTACAAGGGATATAAGACACTTTGGCATCCTAGAAcatcctcaccatgagtttacggccgtaaactcatgagagTTAgtcctagggccgtgaactctataaagagtttactcttggagagtaaactccctatttaagccatacacacccttaaatgttacccgggatactccaaacacttaaccaaagtgttttccgcactttaggatgcgcatacttgtttaattagtattatatgtactaattgtatgtaaacatatgtcatcatatgttaataggtcactaagtgtgttcaagtctttacttgacaccgagctcCCAAccagcaccttcgtcggatccacttacatcaggtgagttcatacccctgaatgaaccttttaaatgtttttacatgttttaatgggggggaatacaagttaaacatgcctgttatcatatcaatcacatgtgattgataacctgcatgcacaaggatttattacaccgTCAACTGTTTTGCCAAGTATGATACtgcaaatggttttccaaaacaactttacttgttcaaatctttacttatattgttctATCAaaatgtgtttatgaaaggttttcaaaggatttctaaaggttttcaaacttattttacaaaagaataccaattCGTGATTTTCTcaaatataaaggttttccaaagttcatcaaagttttcttccatgtttttatactcctactttgttagatactactgcttcattATACTTCCACTtagttaatgctactacttcgtaacgcttttacttcgtaaTACGCTCCTACTTATTAACGCTACTACTTCACAATACACTTCTACTTCACAATATActtctacttattaacgcttctacttcatgatacgcttctacttcacgatacgcttctgcTCGCTAACACttcaacttcgttaaatgcttctacttagttaaatgtacgcctgtgcttgtatagttatataaataatgtttaaaggacttaggaaggctaattcgccctatttccttttcttcgttgagatgtggtctggtgggatcggatatccgtccgaaggtcgtttaatcattaattatatattatgtatacatgtatagacatagaGGTTTACACCGATCAGTTcacttcccttgggtagcaagggcatcctcccattcgtcactcatagatcagagacactagtaactattataggaatagttaggagactctatctctcactctatctctctctctatatatctctctcttactttagaatgtgacacactatttcccacTACGGTGCTTCATTGCGCCaacgccgtgtaaccagagtctccgggtaggagagcgaacatcatgtgtatagatctatacgggactgacactcccacaccctgactactagctacagtccgtgccggtaaggcccatgggtgacatgaaGCCACTACTACTActgccactacctctacgcgtgacctggagggtcatcagatACTCTATagtcgatcagcatggttacatacaagTTCACAttcactctttgttttagaccttgctagacgtatcattcatttgatattgtctggggtctgtattcactgtttttagaccttgctagacatacCATTCAGTTGATACTATATGGggtctgttttcactgtttttaaaccttgctagacgtatctttcatttgataccgtctggggtctgtgtctcccttttgttagactgagccaggcgtgtcgttcattcgacactctcctggagtctatgatttctttgccttagtcagcagtatcttCTGCTAAGGCATATGATATTTTCCCTTAGTCCTTTTACTAGTAATATTCTCCTAATTTCCATAAAATCAAACaccatattttggtaatgatagtgtttaagggaaaattactttttacaacataactttgtcgggtcttggtagaagactacttttatttaagaaaatataggattttctggaaatgacTCTAATACACTATAGACTctaaaactactacttttataaagttattttgaacttaTACAAATGActctaaatacttatgaactctccagcatttgtaaaaatgctgatactcgctttcaaataacttgtattctcaggtcagcattagacaggtacatcccaggcgcttttggtgaagaccgtttagtaccaagctgcacttatactattacttgtattactttgatgtttctatgtactgtaaaccatgtaaaactattactattaatgcaatggttgttgtactttgattactatactgcatatgttgtgatacttgacatgacgtcatccaccacagaacgtttctgccgttccggttttggggtgtgacataaactaTTACAGCTTTAGGGTAGTAGAGGTGAGAGGTCGATTCAGAAAGAAAGAACATATGAGAAGCTAACGAGAGAAAAGGCGAGAGAAGGCTGCCTGAAAGTTGAAGTGGAGAAGAAAGGCAGAGAGCGATGACTTACTTGTGAGCGATCGATATAGCCAAGGGTGTAACGGTCCTCTCCATTCTCCAGAAGGGACGCCCGATGCCTCGTGTTCTTCATCTTTGGCGTGTGTTTTAGATCGAAGAAGAATTGAAGAATGAAGAGTCGATATGCTTCTGTTGGTTGGCGCTAATCAGTAATTAGGTCTCCATCGGCTGTTGCCACTTGCCCGCCTCCTGCCCCTTATGTCTTCACATTTTACTAAACTAACCAAAGCCCAATATACAATACACTATAACAGGCTTTAAATTGATGTCGTGGCCCAGCTCGCCCTGGGCTTGGGCCGGCACTTCCCAAAGGGTTTAAGAGTTTTCCACTTTTGGTCACCGACCTTTACCAAATGTAACACCTTAAGTTTTTGTCATATTAGTTTGTAAAGTTGCCGCTTTTGGTCCACCCCTTTAATACACAATCTTATTTTcctcaaataactttatatatatatatatatatatatatatatatatatatatatatatatatatatatatatatatatatatatatatatatataaagttttgtGACAAATGTTTCAACACTTTGCCACTTTTGGTCCCTCCTCAAATTTTTACCATATTAGTTTATGGAGTTGGCACTTTTGGTTCCTTAGCTTCGATATTCTCTACTGCTAGCCACAAAGGGTTCAAGAGTTTCCTACATTTGGTCCCTATTATTTACtaaatgtgacacctcaagtTTTTGTCATATTAGTTTGTGGGGTTGCCACTTTTGGTTCCCTACATTCAATATTCTACTATACGGTGTTATTTTcctcaaataacaacatatatatttaattaccAATGATAGCAATAGATATCAAATAAAGTATTTGTAGCACTATGTAAGAACGATGCTACTATACGTAAAAATAAACCTTTCAAAGTACGATACCCTAATTGGaaaaaatgttttaaataaaaatgcCGACCCGAGGCGAAGCCCAAGTTCTTTTACTAGTTTGTATTAAATCGTGCAAAACGATaagaatttttatatgttatttttattaacatataatttcttAACATGGGGGGAGTTGAAAGGGGCAAAGTGGACAGCTGCACAtgacttaatttttttattatatatttttattttaaaaataaaaacttataataaaaattaaaggcTTTTTTTTTTTATGGTTCATTCTGAATCTTTAAGAATATTTACTCAGGACCGACTATATTTCTTAAGGGCCCATTTCTTAATATTTTAACTAATCTAGACATCTAGTTATCCAATATCCACTGCCCAAATGGTTTAAAATAAAAGTGCATGTACGGCTTACTCACATGCGATATTGTACAAAGTTAAACCCGTGGACCACTTTTATCGTTTATGTCACACTAATGTCACAAATGCTTATTTTTTGGCATAATGCTACGTATTTCGTATTTAATAATGTTACTTTATTGATTTTATATAAACATTTACTTTCATATATTTAATAATATGTGATTTATATCAAATATTAAAGGGTTAACACTATTTTAtggaaaataaattattttattgtatttaaaTAGTCAACAAATCTTCTAGTTTACAAAATGAGAACGCAAAACAAAAAAGTAATCAAAATTCACTCTCTGATTAATGGAAAAACTGATTCAAAACCAATGTTTACAATCTATTCTTATAATCATAAACTCGATTATAGATAGGTATGTATAGACTAACAAACCAACTTGTATTAGACTAGGAAACTTATAACCAACTTgtcataaactaaacttttcatAAATTAGATTGCTTGGTCTCCAAGTCCTCAtcgacttaggattccaacaatcACCCCCGAATCTCTAAGTCCTTCTAGAGAATTCTTCAACCCCGATCAACATCCTATTATCTCTTTTCACCACCCCGACCTCTTTATCAAGCTTGTTCTAAGAGCAACTTTCTACCTAACAACAAGACTAGGTCACGACTACATTTACCGTCTTCCATCACCCGCAAAATGAACCGAATCAAAGCCACCCGCTTTGACGTCTTCTCGTCCGTTTATTTTGCGCCTCTAGTTGGTCTCTCTCTACCTTAGAACCAATCCGATCAAGAAAAACCGAGGCTGCTGTTGAGATGCTTCAACTCGTAATCAAAAACAATCCACACCCCCTTAAAACGAACCCGGTTCCCACTGCTTCTGCCCCACGGCGAAAGGCTACGGTATTCTTGAAACCGACTCTCAAACCGGCACCGTCTTCacctcgctctgataccaattctaGTTTACAAAATGAGAACGCAAAACAAAAAAGTAATCAAAATTCACTCTTTGATCAATGGAAAAACTGACTCAAAACCAATGTTTACAATctattctcataatcataaactCGATTATAGATAGGTATATATAGACTAACAAACCAACTTGTATTAGACTAGGAAACTTATGACCAACTTGCCATAAACTAAACTTTCCATAAATTAGATTGCTTGGTCTCTAAGTCCTCAtcgacttaggattccaacaaatctaacttattaaataaaaatcTAATGAACTTGTTTTTTTGAATTATATCTTTTTCAATTTATATTTTATCTTAGATTTTAATGTTTGTTaggaattttattttttttacaaaattgccCCAAAGTTCTTTTTTAacaaatttacttttttttttttcagtttttctctaaacattttatggctttttttgtaactttttatAGCCATTTTAAACTTATGTTACAACTAttttaagtattattttataTTCTTACAAGTGTTTTTTTGaaactttttatatatttttaacatgtTTTTACAGCCTGTTTAACCATGTAATTtgaatttaaatttatatttaaactaTGTAATTTTTTtgtgcataatataaaataaaaacgtATGTAATTCGAATGGTACGGCGTGATTCACAATTTCACATGCATATGTACAAAGTTGAACCCACTGGACCACTTTTATCGTTTATGTCACATTATTGTCCTAAATACTTATTTTTTGTCATAATGTTATGTATTTAATAATCAATGTTAATTTACTCACTTGATTTTATATCAACATTTATTCTCATATACTTAATAAACTGTGATGTATATCCAATATCAATAAATACATTCAAAATCTAATTCTCTTTTCCTTTTATTTATTTGAACTTTGTAaaaagtttttcataaataaaTATTACATATATGAACATGACTTCCTGGTCTACATATAAATTTATTCTCATCTAACttcatttaaatatatttttaagaaataagtgtttttatattaaaatgattTGAAATTTCTTTCATTAAAAGAAAACTATAAGGTATTAAGTTATTAAGTTATATATAGCATTAATATCAAAATATGGTCAAGAAAATCAAACACAACAACCATAAGATTCTTTTCGTCATCTAATcccttgtgtatatatatataaataataacatGAATGCCAACTTGTGCTTATTTCTATATATATAACCCAAATTCATAATGTGATttctatattttataaaacacaaccaaacaaaaaaaaagtgtaaAACTCCCCACCTATAATCTTCATGTAATTACATTTCTCCCATGCTCGCCTTACAGCTCCCACAGGTATtcgtttagggtttagggtttagggttcacAGCTTTCAGCCGAACCCTCTTTCTCTTTTACTTTCTCATTCTTTAAAAAACTTCAACTTTTGTCCCATAAAATATCCAAAAATCAAGAATCCAAACACTTCACGAAGGATTTGATCGTCTCTTTATAAACGGTTTTTGGCAAACAAGCAATTTTTCATCACTATTGCTTTCAATTTCCACAACCCGTGCTTCCCATTTTAGCCTTGCGGTAACCATTCTTGCGGTTTCGATTAAAGAAGTTGTGTCCCGCAGTATCACCCAACCCTGAAtaaataaatgatgtttaaaaaatatatgataatctgataaccctaaccctaatttgattCGTACATCACTACACTTTTAGTCCATGAGTTTTAACGCTTTTATCGATTCCTTTAGGGACTAGAACCAAGAAAATGCTAAAccgagggaccaaaagtgtaaatttgatATTAACAAATACCTCAGGTCGGAGTATCCGGTCTATCTCAAAGAATATATCCATCATACTGCAACGATGATGCTTTTCACTTTCAAGCGATAAAAGACCTTCCGCATGAACCAAATCATAAGTTCTTGGATACGTTGGAAATGCTTCACACCTACATAAACAATTCGATTCAATTTTTATCTGTTTGATTCAGTACAACTTGTTCTGTCATGTCATGTCATATGCTGCTAAGTCAGATTGACTATGACATAAAGTAGGTTAAACGTAGTATAACCTGAtatgtcatgtcatgtcatgtcatgtcataTACTGTGTAATTAATGATGAGATGGGAGAAACGAATGGAAGGGTACCAGTCATGTAACACGCCAAGGAAGCCGCGGTCGAGGATAAGAGGGAGGTTGTTGGGGGCGGTGGTGGGGACCACGTTCATGACCCATACGGATTTGCGTGCGTCGAGTAGCGCGGAATTAAAACCACCGAAATGCGCGTTCATGTCAAGTACGTTTCTCACCATGTTGTATGGTGGGGACGGGTCTTCAATCCCGGGTCTTTTTGGATGGTCTGAAAATATAAGTGGAGATAGCAGAGACCAATAGTTTCTTATTGCTAAATTCCAATTCACATCGTCTTCATAAAGATCATCCGAAAGTACacctaatatttaaaaaaaattaatgaaataAGCCAACCATTataatgcaagaaataacaatgtaaatACACAAATAAAGAGAAGAAATACCATGGATAGCGAGTTCCTTGGTGTTTAATCTTGCTCTAGAAGGCCAATTTGGTCTTTTCTCAATTGGAATCCAACGGTGGCTATGAGTTCCTCCAATGCATGCCTCGAGTTGATGATAATATGGAGATTCAACATCATGGCCCACTTTGCAGATCAATGGGCCCGATCCATGGTTCCTATTAAATAACAAGTCGTATATAATGAGATAGAGATCActtacttttttttctttttgacttaatgcaaAAAGAACGATTTAACAAAGAATCTTTCCCAATTAAGTGTTTGACTTTATATAAAGTTATATAGTAATAGTGAAGTAGTGTTTATTACCTAGAAGCATAACAATCTTTATTACTCGGTTTCTTCCATACAACCGTTTTGTCTTGTTGTGATAACAAATCCCAACAAAGATCTTTAGCAAAATTACGCACAAAATCCCATTTTTTTAAATTATCTTTATTTCGAGTTGAAATTGGGGTGTTGGCAATTGGTGAAGTCCAAACAAAGTATCCTCCAGGCCTAAGAACTCGATCCACTTCAATCAAATGTAAACCATCTGTgccaaatttttttaaaaaaaaaaagtaaactttatttttaattatttcgaCAACAAATAATGATAAAATCATAATTTGAGTTGACCAAAATGATACCTTTATGATTCCAGTCAACCCCATCCCAAGCACTGTGTACCATGTCGTATGACAGGGACGGAAATGGTAATTTCTTTGAAGTAAAGGAAGCAACCAAAGCAGGAAGACCTCTTTCAAGAGTTATTTCCACTTGACTCCCTGAAGATTCATAATTTGCTATACACATGGTTAAAAGTTGCTTTGGAAATAGATGTGCCCCTAGGCTACCAAAACCACAACCTATATCCAATATTGTCCTcacctgaaaaaaaaaattaaaaatcaaaaaaagaaAGATACCctttatttcaagaaaagatttTTTCACTTACACCAGCATGAACAAGGTAAGATTCATTTCTTAAACCAATCATTTCTGCAATTTGATGAGAGTAATCTTCGATACTATCATCAACCATGGAAGATGCAAAACTAAATGAGATTTGATCTTCATCTAACAACATCATCCTGATATTAACACAACAAATAATAAGAAACTGAATCAATAATCTTTAAAGTTTTTTGATTAGTGAAGACTTTTTTGAATTTTGAACTCACCTTTTGGTCAAACTTCCAGATGAAAGTACTTGTTGtgcatttattttaacattatcAATCCAAATAACATCTCTTCCAGTAGGCCATCTGTGAGGAATCTTGTAAGCAGGAGGGGCAAGAACCAAACAATTCTGTTTTGATGTGGGTCCACAATGGCGATCATTTTCATGTCCCATGGTCAAACCAAAGTCAAGGTTTTCTGTGGTATTGAAACAGGGTATGTAGTTTTCTGATTCTAGAGGACAGAATTCAGATTCTTTAACACCAGAAGTACCAAGTGAAAGCTCTCCAATGTCCCATAAGTCTGATACAAGCTGTTCTTGAAGCCTTCTATATCCATGGAAAGTGTGACCTCTAGAAGAAGTTGTGAGAGATATTGTCCACCAAAAGGATCCAGTAAGGGCAAGAATTATGATCATAAATAAACTCAGCTTAAGCAAAAACAAAGTTAGTTTGTAGCGGTTTCTTGAAGTTACAGGGCTGTATTGATCAGGAACAATATAGCCATTTGTGGGAATAGATTGTTTGGATGATGAATTAATcgaataaaagaactgaaatGGATTCCTTGAAGGGGATAAATGATTCTTATGTAAATCTTCATTCTCTGTTTTGACTTTCATTTGAGAATCTTTCATGAAGTCTTGAATGTCCTCTGGTAATTTTCCCCCACCAGAAATACCTCTATGGAGTGACCTAGACATTCTCCTGCATTCAAAACATACAAAATCCCTAAATTTCAAAAGGAACAAAAAGAAAAAGGTAATGGAAATAAAGATAGGATGCACAGTGTAAGATCTGTTCATATAATCAACTCCACTAGATCCATTAGAGCATATTAGCGTACCCATTA of the Lactuca sativa cultivar Salinas chromosome 6, Lsat_Salinas_v11, whole genome shotgun sequence genome contains:
- the LOC111878280 gene encoding probable pectin methyltransferase QUA2 isoform X2, translating into MSRSLHRGISGGGKLPEDIQDFMKDSQMKVKTENEDLHKNHLSPSRNPFQFFYSINSSSKQSIPTNGYIVPDQYSPVTSRNRYKLTLFLLKLSLFMIIILALTGSFWWTISLTTSSRGHTFHGYRRLQEQLVSDLWDIGELSLGTSGVKESEFCPLESENYIPCFNTTENLDFGLTMGHENDRHCGPTSKQNCLVLAPPAYKIPHRWPTGRDVIWIDNVKINAQQVLSSGSLTKRMMLLDEDQISFSFASSMVDDSIEDYSHQIAEMIGLRNESYLVHAGVRTILDIGCGFGSLGAHLFPKQLLTMCIANYESSGSQVEITLERGLPALVASFTSKKLPFPSLSYDMVHSAWDGVDWNHKDGLHLIEVDRVLRPGGYFVWTSPIANTPISTRNKDNLKKWDFVRNFAKDLCWDLLSQQDKTVVWKKPSNKDCYASRNHGSGPLICKVGHDVESPYYHQLEACIGGTHSHRWIPIEKRPNWPSRARLNTKELAIHGVLSDDLYEDDVNWNLAIRNYWSLLSPLIFSDHPKRPGIEDPSPPYNMVRNVLDMNAHFGGFNSALLDARKSVWVMNVVPTTAPNNLPLILDRGFLGVLHDWCEAFPTYPRTYDLVHAEGLLSLESEKHHRCSMMDIFFEIDRILRPEGWVILRDTTSLIETARMVTARLKWEARVVEIESNSDEKLLVCQKPFIKRRSNPS
- the LOC111878280 gene encoding probable pectin methyltransferase QUA2 isoform X1 — translated: MFNGRMSRSLHRGISGGGKLPEDIQDFMKDSQMKVKTENEDLHKNHLSPSRNPFQFFYSINSSSKQSIPTNGYIVPDQYSPVTSRNRYKLTLFLLKLSLFMIIILALTGSFWWTISLTTSSRGHTFHGYRRLQEQLVSDLWDIGELSLGTSGVKESEFCPLESENYIPCFNTTENLDFGLTMGHENDRHCGPTSKQNCLVLAPPAYKIPHRWPTGRDVIWIDNVKINAQQVLSSGSLTKRMMLLDEDQISFSFASSMVDDSIEDYSHQIAEMIGLRNESYLVHAGVRTILDIGCGFGSLGAHLFPKQLLTMCIANYESSGSQVEITLERGLPALVASFTSKKLPFPSLSYDMVHSAWDGVDWNHKDGLHLIEVDRVLRPGGYFVWTSPIANTPISTRNKDNLKKWDFVRNFAKDLCWDLLSQQDKTVVWKKPSNKDCYASRNHGSGPLICKVGHDVESPYYHQLEACIGGTHSHRWIPIEKRPNWPSRARLNTKELAIHGVLSDDLYEDDVNWNLAIRNYWSLLSPLIFSDHPKRPGIEDPSPPYNMVRNVLDMNAHFGGFNSALLDARKSVWVMNVVPTTAPNNLPLILDRGFLGVLHDWCEAFPTYPRTYDLVHAEGLLSLESEKHHRCSMMDIFFEIDRILRPEGWVILRDTTSLIETARMVTARLKWEARVVEIESNSDEKLLVCQKPFIKRRSNPS